CACACTCTCCACCAGGGTGGCATCGGCGGACGCCTCCTCTCCCCGGAGACCGTGGTCCAGATGGGCGACCACCAGGCGGCTCAAGGCCAGCTCGGGCGCCAGGGCCTGCAACAGCGCCAGGAGCGCCATGGAATCGGCACCACCGGACACCGCCACCACCACCCCGTCCCCAGGGCTCAGCAGGTGGTGCTCCCGGATGCGGGAGAGGATCTGGCGCTCGAGACGGGTCATGAGATCGGGGACATCCTCTACTTCAGCTCATGCACCACAGCACCGCCCACTGCCCCGAGCGCGCCACCAACCACCGCGCCCTTGCTGAGCGAGCTGCCGGTCACGCCGCTGATCACTGCCCCCGTGGCCGCACCCGCAGCGCCACCGGTCAGGATCCTCTGCTGCTGCGCTGTAAGCCCGGCGCACCCACTGAGCAGCGCCACGATCACCATGGTTGCCACGGCCGACATCGCCTTCTTCATGGTGCTCACCTCCCGGCAATACACTGCCTCCGCCTTCCGGGACCTTGCCCACTCAATACAATAAGAACGGCTCGCCATCGTGCGAGGACGGTGGCCAGGGAGGTCCGGAGCGTGGCCGCCTCCGGGATGGCGGTTGGCAGCCCCGAGCGGGATCGTTTACAATACTGCACCTTCCAGCCGGCGGGCAAACCATCCTGCCTGCCACCCGGTCCGTTCCCCAATGTGGAGGAGATCCCCATGCGCATCCGCAAGGCCGTCATCCCGGTCGCCGGGCTGGGCACCCGCTTCCTGCCCGCCACCAAGGCCATCCCCAAGGAGATGCTGACCGTGGTCGACCGGCCGACCATCCAGTACATCGTCGAGGAGGTGGTCGCCTCCGGCATCGAGCAGATCATCCTGGTGACCAGCGAGGGCAAGTCGGCCATCGAGAACCACTTCGACTTCAACTATCAACTGGAGACCCATCTCGCCCAGAAGGGCAAGACCGTTCTCCTGGAGCAGGTCCGCCACATCTCGAACCTCATCGACATCGTCTCGGTGCGGCAGAAGAAGCCCCTGGGCCTGGGCCACGCCATCTGGGTGACCCGGGAGGTGGTGGGCAACGAGCCCTTCGCCGTGCTCCTGGGCGACGACCTGGTGGTGAGCGAGACCCCCTGTTGCCAGCAGATGCTCAACCTCTTTGCCGATGTCCAGGAATCCATCGTCGCTGTCCTGCGGGTGCCCCAGGATCAGACCCACCAGTACGGCATCGTCGAGGGGCAGTCCACTCCGGATCACAAACGGGTGGTGGTGGTGGACCGGCTGATGGAGAAGCCCTCCCCCGGCACCACCGACTCCAACCTGGCCATCATCGGCCGCTACATCCTGAGGCCCGAGATCTTCGAGGAGCTGAGCCGGATCAAGCCCGGCCACGGGGGCGAGATCCAGCTCACCGACGCCCTCCTGGCCCTGACCAGGAAGCGGACCATGTACGCCTACGAGTTCGAAGGCGACCGTTACGACGCTGGGGACAAGCTGGGCTTTCTCAAGGCCATCGTCGCCTTCGCCCTGCGCCATCCGGATCTCAAAGACGCCTTCCGGTCCCATATCAAGGAGGTGGCGGCCGGCCTATGACGGGTCTCGAAGTGGCGGTGGCGGCCCCGCTGGCGCAGACCCTCACCTACCTGCCCCCTGACGATGCAGGCCCGGCCCTCCAGCCGGGCCTGCGGCTTTTGGTGCCCCTGGGCCGGCGGCAGGTGACCGGCTATCTGCTCGCCCCGGCCGAGCTGACCGCCGAGCACCGCCTGCGGCGGGTGACCACGATCCTCGATTCCGAGCCCCTCTTTCCGGCCAGCCTGGTGCCCTTCTTCCGCTGGCTGGCCCGCTATTACCACCATCCCATCGGCGAGGTGATCCGCACCGCCCTGCCCGCTGGTCTGGCCCCCCGGAGCGGCTGGCAGCTGCGCCTGACCGCGGCCGGCCGGGCCGCGCCGGCAGAGCTGGCGGCGGCAGTTGGCGGCGAGCGGCCCTGGCTGGCCCCGCTTCTGGCCAAGGGCGAGCTGTCCATGGCCGCCACGGCCCGGCTGCGCGCCGGCAACGAGCGCCGCCTCCTGACCCGACTCGAGGCCGCCGGCCTGGTTACGCTTAGGGAGGCGCTGGCCGGAGACGGGGTGCGGGTGCGCACCGAGCCGTGGCTCCGGCTGGCGCGGCCGGAGGCGGGCTTTCCGGCCGGTGCCGGCCCGGCAGCCGCCCGGCTGCTGGCCCTCTTCGCCGAGCTGGCCGGCCTTGACCCCGGACAGGCGGTGGCCCGGCGCGCCCTTGTCGCCGGTCTGCCCCGGGCGGGCCGCACCCTGAAGGCGCTGGTGGAAGAAGGGATCCTGGCGGTGGAGGAGCGGGAGGCCTACCGGGACCCGTTCGGCGACGCGCTGCCGGTCCCGGCCCGGCCCCAGACCCTTTCCCCCGAGCAGGAGGCGGCCCTGGCCGCCCTGCTGCCCGCCGTGGCCACCCGGCGCTTCGCCCCCTTTCTGCTCCACGGGGTGACCGGCGCCGGCAAGACCGAGGTCTACCTGCGCGCCGCCGCCGCCACCCTCCAGGAGGGCCGCAGCGTCCTGGTGCTGGTGCCGGAGATCGCCCTGGCGGCGCAGCTGGAGGGCCAGTTCCTGTCCCGGTTCGGCAACCGGGTCGCCCTGTTGCACAGCGGCCTGGGGAGCGGCGAGCGCTACGACCAGTGGCGCCGGCTGCTCCGGGGCCAGGCGACGGTGGCCATCGGCGCCCGCAGCGCCCTCTTCGCCCCCCTGGCCGATCCCGGTCTCATCATCGTGGACGAGGAGCACGACGGGGCCTACAAGCAGGAGGACGGCCTCCGCTACCAGGCCCGGGACCTGGCGGTGCTGCGGGCGCAGCTGGCCGGGGCCGTGGTGCTCCTGGGCTCGGCCACGCCGTCGGTCACCAGCTTCCAGCATGCCCTGGCCGACAAATACCGGCTGCTCACCATGGAGCGGCGGGTGCAGGACCGGCCCCTGCCAACCGTCCGGCTGGTGGATCTCAAGGCGGTGCCCACCGTCTCCGGCCGGCCCCCGTTGTTTGCGCCCGACCTGGTGCAGGCCATGCGGGACAACCTGGCCGCCGGCAACCAGACCCTGCTCTTC
This genomic window from Thermodesulfobacteriota bacterium contains:
- the galU gene encoding UTP--glucose-1-phosphate uridylyltransferase GalU encodes the protein MAASGMAVGSPERDRLQYCTFQPAGKPSCLPPGPFPNVEEIPMRIRKAVIPVAGLGTRFLPATKAIPKEMLTVVDRPTIQYIVEEVVASGIEQIILVTSEGKSAIENHFDFNYQLETHLAQKGKTVLLEQVRHISNLIDIVSVRQKKPLGLGHAIWVTREVVGNEPFAVLLGDDLVVSETPCCQQMLNLFADVQESIVAVLRVPQDQTHQYGIVEGQSTPDHKRVVVVDRLMEKPSPGTTDSNLAIIGRYILRPEIFEELSRIKPGHGGEIQLTDALLALTRKRTMYAYEFEGDRYDAGDKLGFLKAIVAFALRHPDLKDAFRSHIKEVAAGL
- a CDS encoding ATP-binding protein, coding for MTRLERQILSRIREHHLLSPGDGVVVAVSGGADSMALLALLQALAPELALSRLVVAHLDHGLRGEEASADATLVESV
- the priA gene encoding primosomal protein N'; amino-acid sequence: MTGLEVAVAAPLAQTLTYLPPDDAGPALQPGLRLLVPLGRRQVTGYLLAPAELTAEHRLRRVTTILDSEPLFPASLVPFFRWLARYYHHPIGEVIRTALPAGLAPRSGWQLRLTAAGRAAPAELAAAVGGERPWLAPLLAKGELSMAATARLRAGNERRLLTRLEAAGLVTLREALAGDGVRVRTEPWLRLARPEAGFPAGAGPAAARLLALFAELAGLDPGQAVARRALVAGLPRAGRTLKALVEEGILAVEEREAYRDPFGDALPVPARPQTLSPEQEAALAALLPAVATRRFAPFLLHGVTGAGKTEVYLRAAAATLQEGRSVLVLVPEIALAAQLEGQFLSRFGNRVALLHSGLGSGERYDQWRRLLRGQATVAIGARSALFAPLADPGLIIVDEEHDGAYKQEDGLRYQARDLAVLRAQLAGAVVLLGSATPSVTSFQHALADKYRLLTMERRVQDRPLPTVRLVDLKAVPTVSGRPPLFAPDLVQAMRDNLAAGNQTLLFLNRRGYAGLVLCTDCGTPVGCPHCQISLTLHKKRGQLACHWCGFVTAHAALCASCQGANLVPVGFGTERLEEEIGRLLPRARLGRLDRDTAASRRQLLALLRAVHDREIDILVGTQMIAKGHHFPHVTLVGIVWADAGLGFPDFRAAERTFQLLSQVMGRAGRADKPGQVIVQTHQPGHYSIRAALEHDYRAFFRQELALRRQVGYPPFCRLVSLRLEGEDEAQVQETTTELAKRARRLARGLAGLTVLGPAPAPLVRLKDRFRWQILLKGRQIDDLHRLVTALELERLAGLGTAVQMHVDVDPESMV
- a CDS encoding YMGG-like glycine zipper-containing protein, encoding MKKAMSAVATMVIVALLSGCAGLTAQQQRILTGGAAGAATGAVISGVTGSSLSKGAVVGGALGAVGGAVVHELK